CTTGGACCAATgcgtcaagtgagcttttctcatcacttggcctCGATCTGTCGTCGAttaacttttaaaacattaatcTTCTCCGAAACTAATCTCActgggccaaattcaaccaaagttggccacaattaTAATAGGGGTGTCTAGTTTAAGAAATGTGTCCGATAACCCCGCCAGacaaccaatatggccgccatggcCTAAAAAtggaacaaaggggtaaaatgcaagtttttgtCTATTATACTGAAAACTGCTATGAATAGAGAAAATATGTTAGGACCTAAAATGTCCAGAATGTTGCGATCTACCTGCTATAATTTAAATCAAGACAGACAGATGCCTTGTTCCAGGAGTTAATGCCCTTAATTGAcaaattttatcttaattttccCTCATCATTTTGAAAACAGTACAGATAGAAAGAAACTGATATAAGCAAAAATGACCAgtaagacaagatctacaaataagacaaTAAGGACACCTTATCGGAGTTATTGcactttaatgatgttttttACAACTGTAGGTCGCTGCTGTAGACCTTCgacaatgaacaaaaccaataTCACTTATATAGCTTTAAACTGCGCcgaaataataaatgtaaaacaagaaacgagaaactaTCGGCctgacttaaataaaaaaaaacaatatgcgACAGGCACATACGATAAATAATGAgtgtgtatatattttaaataaaactattcaaaagacaatttgtatatatatttctaaaatcAAAACATTAACGATTCCGTTTTAAAATTACTAATATTGAATATTAGTAGAGGTAATCACATTCTTGTCTTCTTTACCTTAATCAAAAGAAGGGTTACTTTTCTAATGTTTTCCGCTGACCAATTATCCTATTGATAAGACTTGCAAGTATTCAATTTGACTTACTTAAAGTATTGGCGTAAGAATTTGCAATATGGTCTATCGTTATTGCAAGTCTCCATTCCACATCATCATCATATCCTGTCCAGATATGCAAGTCTTTTAATGGAATCTCCTTCACAAGAACCGGGATTATATCTGTGGAATGTCCAATGCTTTCAAACCACATGGTTACCTTCAACTTTGGACACTTCCGTCGTAACATAGACCACTGGCTGCCACTAATGGTGTGGAAATGTGGATCGTTTCGGTAAACTTTGATGTTCATACACTCCAATTTTCCTTCAAGTGTTTTGGAAAAAGTTTCAATAATTTCATCGGACAAGCAGTTGTAATTGATTCCTAAATAGTTTAtgtttgtaaatttgtaaattgCAGACTTATAATGATCAGTTTGAAATACTGCTAGCCTTGAATGAAAAAAGTCTTCTATAAAAACATCTTGTACTTTGTGACCAGAATTATTGCCCACTGCTTGTAGAATTCGACAACCTCCATCTAAGTTACATTGTGCAGCTGtcatatcaaatattttcaaatatttttgtgtttttaaaaaccTAACAAAACATGCTATTAATTTATCACGGGGTGTTTCGTACTTCCAAAAACGttcaagttctaatctttccagcTCAAACTCAAATAAATTCGACGTGCGCATTTTTCCTAGGACGTCCTCGATAGCTCTCTGGAATATTTTTGTTGTGTGATATGAAGGATGACTACACGAAATCGATAAATATCTAACATAGTTTCCGAATAAACTTGAAAACGCACAAGCGCGGCTTCCATTATTGTGCGCCCTATAACCTCCCATCTCAAAGTGTCGAGAGCGCCATAGGCATGGCGTCTTAAACAATCTTGCCCAGTTTTTACATGCTAGCGCGGCAGCCGCTCGATCTTTGtcttttaaaaatctaaataactCTATAACCACGACATCTGGTAGATCAACCCATGTCGATTGTTCCATACTACTGTTAAATATTCTTGACACTGACGTGAATATCTCACAAACTTTTCCAACAACCCAACTACTTTCCATTCAGTTTGACGTTACTAGGCTTGACGTTCTCCATAGTGTCAAATTGAGACATTATGACGTTGGACTCGCCGTAGTCCGAATTTTTAAGCATTTTTTGTTTGGGAAAAATCAACTGGAcgtcatgttttaattttttttagaagtaTTTAGACAACGAAAAAAAGCGATTTACGATATTTAAAGCCATTTTAATGTTTGCGATTTTTTACTAAAATTTCTGATTGGACCGACTATAATGTAATGATCTTTGTGACGTTCCCCATTGTCGTTTCTGTGGTAAATCTGCGCACGCTTGGATCTTCAGGATAAGTGTTTGCATGGATAACGTTGGTGTCTACAAACTTTCCTAAACATGTGTGATTTAGGACAAAGTAGCGACTGGTGTTATCTTCCAGATGTTGCCTTAATAGAGGTTTACAAATACTTGGATGACAGTGAACGAGTGGCTGCAGCCCGTGTATGTAAAAACTGGTTGCGGCTCTTTGAAACGCCATTACTATGGCGGTACCGGTGTGTTAGCTTTGGTGGATTCGATGCTATGGGCACGGCGGAAAGAGCTTGTAGATATATTAAAAGGTTTGGAAAACACTTGCGATCGTTAGCTATAAGATTCCAGGGACCTACCTATCGAACGGTGAAAGTCATTTCTCAAGCGACTGAAGTCTTTCTGAAGAAGTTAGCAGTCATAGCAAACATGCGACTCAAAGAATTTACACTCTACCATGCTAATATGGAAAATCACTGGCATTTTGTAGCCTCTAAAAATCGTGTCGTTGCTTCGCTCTGTCGTTTTCTGAGACGATGCCGGGAACTTGAAGTACTAAACTTAATCGCTGCACGTGTAACACTTGTAGATGGTTGTAGAATATTAGAGTCCCTCGGACGGGGAGCAGCATCAAAAACTCTGAAATTTCTATACATGGAAGACATGTTCCAAACCAATGTCATCCCCATCTCTATATCACGTTATAGAAATGCTATGTCAAAGATGAAAGGATTAACTTATATCTATACTAATTACAACACGGTAAACGGAGAAATTCTAAGGCATTTCGCCAGGGAAcagaaaatgaaaacatttacTCTTACTATTGATTGCGATATTAATAGTTGGGTAATAGAACCAGAGACGTGGACCTACTTTAAAAGGCAATGTCCTGACACCAAAGTCATATTCTATATCTATGCTTCTGGATTCCGTCATGGTATACAGCATGCACTACCAGAAACTGTTCCTATGAAAGAGATTGACATTATTGCATGGCCAGCGATTGTAGAGTCGAGAGCAGAGGCACAGACTAGATTGTGTGGATTGATTCATCACATCAGTAATGTTTACTCGGACACTTTAGGTAAGTGAATCATTGATTAATCACATCAGTAATGTTTACTCTGACACTTTAGGTAAGTGAATCATTGATTAAGTGAATCATTGATTAAGTGAATCATTGATTAATCACATCAGCAATGTTTACTCTGACACCTTAGGTAAGTCTATCATTGATTAATCACATCATTAATGTTTACTCTGATATTTTAGGTAAGTGAATCATTGATTAATCACATCAGTTATGTTCACTCTGACACTTTAGGTAAGTGAATCATTGATTAATCACATCAGTTATTTTTACTCTGACACTTTAGGTAAGTGAATCATTGATTAATCACATCAGTTATTTTTACTCTGACACTTTAGGTAAGTGAATCATTGATTAATCACATCAGTTATTTTTACTCTGACATTTTAGGTAAGTGaattattcattaatcatgtcaGTAATGTTCACTCTGACACTTTAGGTAAGTGAATCATTCATTAATCATATCAGCAATGTTTACTCTGACACCGTTGGTAAGTTAAtcattgataaattacatcagtTATGTTTACTCTGACACTTTAGGTAAGTGAATCATTGATTAATCACATCAGTAATGTTTACTCTGACACCTTAGGTAAGTGAATCATTGATTAATCACATCAGTTATGTTTACTCTGACACCTTAGGTAAGTGATTCATTGATTAATCACATCAGCAATATTTACTCTAAACACTATAGGTAAGTGAATCACTGATAACTCAGATCAGCAATAACTATTTAACACTTTATATAAATGAATCATTGTTGGTTTATATCAGCAATCATAATTAAACTATTTGTGTCGCGAATCATTGATTAATCACACCAGTAATGTGTACTATGACAATTTTGGTAGTGAAACATTGATTAATCTCATCAGCAATGTTTTCTCCGATATAATAACATAATGAATACATGATTCATCACAACAACAATGTTCCTCTAGCAACAACCGatgatttttaaatttacttcATAACATCAGCTGTTTTTACAATAAGTATGGTAATCATTGTTTACTCTAACAAAAGAAATAATCATTGTTTACTCTAACAAAAGAAATAATCATTGATTCAATTATTCGCAGCGGTTTAGTCCAACCGAATTTCTAATGGAACCTTATAATTTTGAAAGTGTCATTAAGTTGTataacaactctccacaagagaccaaaatggcacagaaattaacaactataggtcatcgtacggccttcaacaatgagaaaattccATACCGCATAGGCAGCTATAAAAGCccgaaatggcaatgtaaaacgattcaaacgataaaactaacgggATAATCCGATATCACCATTATGTAATTAGAGGCGGATTTGGAGGGTTTTCGAGGGACACGGATCCTTCTTTTGTGGTAAATTGTTTGTTGATAAATTAGGCAATCACTGAAGCCCACTTATGAAATTTCTACATGGATCCTACCACTAATTGTATGTCAAGGTAACCAAACATATACATCTCCCGTTTTTAAACATAAATCTGCATACGAACACTTATTTTACTTGAGATTAATTATTAACTTAGGTTATTTGTTTTCAGAGAGTTTCAGCCTTCACCTTGACAAGAACCAGCCAGTTGACGACGAGATCCTGTACTTTCTGGGGAGATGCTATCGTCTCAAACATTTAAGTCTGTTCTGCAAAATGTCTGTTAACACTGTGGAGAAAATTTGCCAGATGCAGTATGATAAACAATTAAGTAAGAATTTATAAGTTTTGACTTTTATACATTGTTTGGAATCGGGTCTTTGGAATCAAATGAGATAACTATAACATTGACTATGTGTTAAAATAGTCTTACATCCTGATGATACGATAGAAACAAAATCAATGACTGAAGTATTACAGAATAAATAATAAGgttttgttcataaaaaaaagtttgacatTGGTGAATGGGACTAATAAGATGTAAGGCATATGCGATTGTTAAGGTAGGTAGTATAGAGACTGTTGTAGAAGTCCCAGGGTAGtatcaataaaaagaaaagtcTATACTGAAACTATAGTGAAAATAGAACAAACAGAAATGTATATTAAATGTAGTTTTACTGTTTGAAAAATGTTTAGATGAGTTTTACAATAAGAATACTTTTGTCAAATTCAGATCTGCGATCCCTGAATCTTGGAGTATTGGGTCTAGATGAAACAGAATTGAAGTATTTAATGACCGTCCGAGTACAACTTACACAAGCTATCAGCCAAAGCAATAATAACGTCGTCATCACATCGGAGCTCGAGTCAGACGATGACGAGGAAAGCATGGAAGAGGAATcggaagaggaagaggaaaaCGAAGAAGATGTTTTAGAAGATGAAGATGAGGAGGAAAATGTTGAGGAGGAAAATGGTCACGTACTTGGTAATCTCGATGGACAGGCAAATGAAGAACAACCTCTTGCGGCTGTTGTAAATAATGAAGATGATGGCAACGAAGAgggaaatgaaaataatgaaGAGAGCAACCAAGATGGAGATGAAAATGGTCACATAATTGGAAATCTTGATGGACAGTCTAATGCAGAACAACCTCGTGAGGTGGTCAATAATGAGGATGAGGGCAACGAAGATGAggaggaaaatgaaaataacgaaGAAAACAATGAAATTGTAGAGGCTATTGAAAATGAAGAGGGAGACGAAAGCAATGGTTTACTTGTTCAACATGATGAGGTCGAGGATGGTAATCAAAACGATGTAGAGGTTAACAATGAAAATGATGGCGAAGTTAACAATGGGAACCAAGATGAAAACAATTTGAATGAAGGAAACGCTATGCTTGATACTGAAAACATTGATGGCGGAAATGTAGATGATGAGGAGAATGTGGAACAATACAATGAAGAAGAAAACCTGACTAGTGGCCAACAGGAAATCAGAACAATTATTGGACACAACTCTTTGAATGGTGAAAATGGTGAGCCTCAACACATCGAAGACGACAGGACTAATACTGAACATAATTATGGAATGAGCTTTGATCAGTATTACGAAAATATATCTGTCATTGAAGACGTCATTAATTATGATACAGAAAATATTGGAATAGATGAACAGAGCAACATGCAAGAGATCAATAGTTATCCGGGAGAAACCAGTCGGAATAATGACAGAGACAGCAGTACTGGGCATTGCGTTGGATACGTAGAAGTTTTC
The window above is part of the Mytilus edulis chromosome 6, xbMytEdul2.2, whole genome shotgun sequence genome. Proteins encoded here:
- the LOC139528908 gene encoding F-box only protein 39-like, producing the protein MESSWVVGKVCEIFTSVSRIFNSSMEQSTWVDLPDVVVIELFRFLKDKDRAAAALACKNWARLFKTPCLWRSRHFEMGGYRAHNNGSRACAFSSLFGNYVRYLSISCSHPSYHTTKIFQRAIEDVLGKMRTSNLFEFELERLELERFWKYETPRDKLIACFVRFLKTQKYLKIFDMTAAQCNLDGGCRILQAVGNNSGHKVQDVFIEDFFHSRLAVFQTDHYKSAIYKFTNINYLGINYNCLSDEIIETFSKTLEGKLECMNIKVYRNDPHFHTISGSQWSMLRRKCPKLKVTMWFESIGHSTDIIPVLVKEIPLKDLHIWTGYDDDVEWRLAITIDHIANSYANTLSMLSLELDNNHEFVDDNVLALLQKCKKLNQLTLNANVVVSTIRAICLLRSEKKTTLQSLHLTACGLSEQEWTVLCQIKDEFSEMIEQQGLDYKFCTDLLIDLTPM
- the LOC139526761 gene encoding protein PFC0760c-like, with translation MCDLGQSSDWCYLPDVALIEVYKYLDDSERVAAARVCKNWLRLFETPLLWRYRCVSFGGFDAMGTAERACRYIKRFGKHLRSLAIRFQGPTYRTVKVISQATEVFLKKLAVIANMRLKEFTLYHANMENHWHFVASKNRVVASLCRFLRRCRELEVLNLIAARVTLVDGCRILESLGRGAASKTLKFLYMEDMFQTNVIPISISRYRNAMSKMKGLTYIYTNYNTVNGEILRHFAREQKMKTFTLTIDCDINSWVIEPETWTYFKRQCPDTKVIFYIYASGFRHGIQHALPETVPMKEIDIIAWPAIVESRAEAQTRLCGLIHHISNVYSDTLAMFTLTPLVSESLINHISNVYSDTLESFSLHLDKNQPVDDEILYFLGRCYRLKHLSLFCKMSVNTVEKICQMQYDKQLNLRSLNLGVLGLDETELKYLMTVRVQLTQAISQSNNNVVITSELESDDDEESMEEESEEEEENEEDVLEDEDEEENVEEENGHVLGNLDGQANEEQPLAAVVNNEDDGNEEGNENNEESNQDGDENGHIIGNLDGQSNAEQPREVVNNEDEGNEDEEENENNEENNEIVEAIENEEGDESNGLLVQHDEVEDGNQNDVEVNNENDGEVNNGNQDENNLNEGNAMLDTENIDGGNVDDEENVEQYNEEENLTSGQQEIRTIIGHNSLNGENGEPQHIEDDRTNTEHNYGMSFDQYYENISVIEDVINYDTENIGIDEQSNMQEINSYPGETSRNNDRDSSTGHCVGYVEVFHWENSRTRAREDFHGVDNEVSQYFPWEDIETDGVQDRGGLNAENNDENGDNIDNEGNDENSEEINRESVEINDEHGPSDVEPESFNNADDNDIDERGVDEGICHNDDEGNNEINVENIGHDDENIDHENDNIDHEDDIHDGIDDSDINDDDPEDDEADETDHLDENDDENEGDDEGDEEDEDSVDDIFAQLMAETDDEEEDEDYDVVLMEDRSEDDESTEYEDEGDDENDDRSINEAETTDEEL